A region from the Aliarcobacter thereius LMG 24486 genome encodes:
- a CDS encoding Abi family protein encodes MSKYTHKIGSIKNYIQQIYVDGLKKSNYFSNIEIEELVSNIGLFKFKGYVRAFKNNMNDYYIDDVLIVYFFDKYLIRVVMDLTLSIETKLKTILVELCYKQIKTLPANHPQKNNPFFYLIQDNYKPIKILQNNEIEKFSLNKGAVNNWKNIEFNSNLSETYLHYGLYYKNKYDYTVNYQSFLNNQTLMKTHSDINYPPFHYLVESSTLGTINKIIKHLKIENFDILQKVAAKFRVTNTNIDFEPYLDRLAEIRNRAAHGERVFNRSYRSINRTSHFNKISKEINNHKFIDVYLFLYFMLDRIDNFTSIEMFKEKEINRLFDNFKEDYFVANDSKMLNIKMENSEYENIKRFILKGML; translated from the coding sequence ATGAGTAAATATACTCATAAAATTGGAAGTATAAAAAATTATATTCAACAAATTTATGTTGATGGATTAAAAAAAAGCAATTATTTTAGTAATATTGAAATAGAAGAGTTAGTTTCAAATATTGGACTTTTTAAATTTAAAGGGTATGTTAGAGCATTTAAAAACAATATGAATGATTACTATATTGATGATGTTTTGATAGTCTATTTTTTTGATAAATATTTAATACGAGTTGTTATGGATTTAACTTTGAGTATTGAAACAAAACTAAAAACTATATTAGTTGAACTTTGTTACAAGCAAATAAAAACATTACCAGCAAACCATCCACAAAAAAACAATCCATTTTTTTATTTAATCCAAGATAATTATAAACCTATAAAAATATTACAAAATAACGAAATTGAAAAATTCTCATTAAATAAAGGTGCTGTTAATAACTGGAAAAATATTGAATTTAATTCAAATTTATCTGAAACGTATCTTCATTATGGGCTTTACTATAAAAATAAATATGATTATACAGTCAATTATCAATCTTTTTTAAATAATCAAACCTTGATGAAAACCCATAGTGATATAAATTATCCACCTTTTCATTATCTAGTTGAAAGTTCAACTTTAGGAACAATAAATAAAATAATCAAGCATTTAAAAATAGAAAATTTTGATATTTTGCAAAAAGTTGCAGCTAAATTTAGAGTAACAAATACAAATATAGATTTTGAACCATATTTAGATCGTTTAGCTGAAATAAGAAATAGAGCAGCACATGGGGAAAGAGTTTTTAATAGAAGTTATAGAAGTATAAATAGAACTAGTCATTTCAATAAGATTAGTAAAGAAATCAATAATCATAAATTTATAGATGTATATTTATTTTTATATTTTATGTTAGATAGAATAGATAACTTTACTAGTATTGAAATGTTTAAAGAAAAAGAAATAAATAGATTGTTTGATAATTTTAAAGAAGATTATTTTGTTGCAAATGATTCTAAAATGTTAAATATAAAGATGGAAAATAGTGAATATGAAAATATAAAGAGATTTATTTTAAAAGGAATGTTATAA
- a CDS encoding restriction endonuclease subunit S: MKYKKYPSYKDSGVEWLGEIPSDWNESRLKFIGYTYGGLSGKAGKDFGDEENLKSKRFIPFTNIANNTFIKSDNLGYVIVDEKEEQNRVKANDLFFLMSSENYDDLGKASLLEEDLKDTYLNSFCKGFRLTNKLINPKFLNYLLSGNIYRKLLSIQGNGFTRINLRLEKLNELKLLLPNLREQQQIANFLDKATAKIDTLIEKQTKQIELLKEKRQAVISHAVTKGINPNVPMKDSGVEWLGEIPEHWEVSKLRFLFSFSTGLNITKANLIDEDGIPCVNYGEIHSKYGFQVNANKDSLKYVDKEYLITSKRSLLSEGDFVFADTSEDVKGSGNFTHVVGDSKIFAGYHTVIARLINNYNSRFFAYIFDSNIFRTQIQLSIKGVKVFSITQAILKNCLIWFPVIEEQQQIANYLDEKTSKIDALIEKSNKSIELLKEKRTALISAAVTGKIDVREFE, encoded by the coding sequence ATGAAGTATAAGAAGTATCCTAGCTACAAAGATAGTGGGGTTGAATGGTTGGGCGAGATTCCAAGTGACTGGAATGAAAGTAGATTGAAATTTATAGGTTATACCTATGGTGGCTTATCAGGAAAAGCAGGAAAAGACTTTGGAGATGAAGAAAATTTAAAAAGTAAAAGATTCATACCATTTACAAATATAGCTAATAATACTTTTATAAAATCTGATAATTTAGGTTATGTAATTGTTGATGAAAAAGAAGAGCAAAATAGAGTAAAAGCTAATGATTTATTTTTTTTAATGAGTTCTGAAAATTATGATGATTTAGGTAAAGCTTCATTATTAGAAGAAGATTTAAAAGATACATATTTAAATAGTTTTTGTAAAGGTTTTAGGCTAACTAATAAATTAATTAATCCAAAATTCTTAAATTATTTACTTTCTGGAAATATTTATAGAAAATTACTAAGTATTCAAGGAAATGGATTTACTAGAATTAATCTTAGACTTGAAAAATTAAATGAATTAAAATTACTGCTACCAAATTTACGAGAACAACAACAAATAGCAAATTTTTTAGATAAAGCAACAGCTAAAATTGATACTTTGATAGAAAAACAAACAAAACAAATAGAACTACTAAAAGAGAAACGACAAGCAGTTATATCTCATGCAGTTACAAAAGGTATAAATCCAAATGTACCTATGAAAGATAGTGGAGTTGAGTGGTTGGGCGAGATTCCTGAGCATTGGGAAGTTAGTAAGTTAAGATTTCTATTTTCTTTTTCTACTGGGTTAAATATTACAAAAGCAAATTTGATTGATGAAGATGGAATCCCTTGTGTTAATTATGGTGAAATTCATTCTAAATATGGATTTCAAGTTAATGCAAATAAAGATAGTTTAAAATATGTAGATAAAGAATATTTAATAACTTCTAAAAGATCACTTTTAAGTGAAGGTGATTTTGTTTTTGCTGATACATCAGAAGATGTTAAAGGTTCTGGTAATTTTACGCATGTTGTTGGAGATAGTAAAATTTTTGCAGGATATCATACCGTAATAGCAAGATTAATCAACAATTATAATTCAAGATTTTTTGCTTATATATTTGATTCAAATATTTTTAGAACTCAGATTCAATTATCTATAAAAGGTGTTAAAGTATTTAGTATTACCCAAGCAATTTTGAAAAATTGTTTGATTTGGTTTCCAGTAATTGAAGAACAACAACAAATTGCAAATTATCTTGATGAAAAAACCTCAAAAATAGATGCTTTAATAGAAAAATCAAATAAATCAATAGAACTATTAAAAGAAAAAAGAACAGCTCTTATAAGTGCGGCTGTTACAGGTAAAATTGATGTTAGGGAATTTGAATGA
- a CDS encoding type I restriction-modification system subunit M, with the protein MSISALIWSTADLLRGDYKQSDYGKIILPFTLLRRLECVLEPTRDAVLEEYEARKSLNVPLEQFLVRKSNNSFYNISKYTLSKLMADSNNIRENLESYITSFSANAREVFEKYEFDKQLDKLNENNLLYMIVEKFSSFDLSPEKVSNHEMGLMFEELIRKFAEASNETAGEHFTPRDIVRLTTSLVFALDDEVLTKNAVVRSLYDPTAGTGGFLSSGSEYIYELNPNATLVTFGQELNPESYAICKADMMIKGQDVSNIKHGNTLSDDQLANKKFDYMLSNPPFGVEWKKVQKIVTDEHTQKGYAGRFGAGLPRVSDGSLLFLLHLISKMNPKEEGGSRIGIILNGSPLFTGGAGSGESEIRRYILENDLLEAIIAMPTDMFFNTGISTYIWILSNHKEEHRKNKVQLINASSMGEAMRKSLGSKRKQLNDIQIDEIVRTYGDFISSKESKIFNTRDFGYRRITVERPLQLSYFTKDEIKIEALKNDSAFEKIDAETQKEIFEALKTMDEKIPSQKLFEKEISKKVTSKLTASNLKLLQKHLSEHDEEAELVKDSKGKLVANPDLRDYENVPLNQDINEYFQREVIPHVPLAWIDETKTDAKDGLVGIVGYEIPFNRHFYEYVPPRELAVIDEELETLTKEILEILHEV; encoded by the coding sequence ATGAGCATTTCAGCATTAATATGGAGTACAGCAGACCTTTTAAGAGGAGATTATAAACAATCAGATTATGGAAAGATTATTCTTCCGTTTACTCTTTTAAGAAGATTAGAATGTGTACTTGAACCCACAAGAGATGCTGTTTTAGAAGAGTATGAAGCTAGAAAAAGTCTAAATGTACCATTAGAGCAATTTTTAGTTAGAAAATCAAACAATAGCTTTTACAATATCTCAAAATATACTCTATCAAAGCTTATGGCAGATTCTAACAACATAAGAGAAAATCTTGAAAGCTATATTACAAGCTTTAGTGCAAATGCAAGAGAAGTTTTTGAAAAGTATGAGTTTGATAAGCAACTTGATAAATTAAATGAAAACAATCTTTTATATATGATTGTTGAGAAATTCTCTAGCTTTGATTTAAGCCCTGAAAAAGTATCAAATCATGAAATGGGGTTAATGTTTGAAGAGCTTATTAGAAAGTTTGCTGAAGCATCAAATGAGACAGCTGGAGAACACTTTACACCAAGAGATATTGTAAGACTTACTACATCTTTAGTTTTTGCTTTAGATGATGAAGTTCTAACAAAAAATGCAGTTGTAAGAAGCTTATACGATCCAACAGCAGGAACAGGAGGATTTTTAAGTAGTGGAAGTGAATATATCTATGAATTAAATCCAAATGCTACATTAGTTACTTTTGGGCAAGAGTTAAATCCTGAATCATACGCTATTTGTAAAGCTGATATGATGATTAAAGGTCAAGATGTTTCAAATATAAAACATGGAAACACTCTAAGTGATGATCAACTAGCAAATAAAAAGTTTGATTATATGCTTTCAAATCCTCCTTTTGGGGTAGAGTGGAAAAAAGTTCAAAAAATAGTTACAGATGAACATACTCAAAAAGGTTATGCAGGAAGATTTGGAGCAGGACTTCCAAGAGTTAGTGATGGTTCACTTCTATTTTTACTTCACCTTATTTCAAAAATGAATCCAAAAGAAGAAGGTGGAAGCAGAATTGGTATTATTCTAAATGGTTCACCTCTATTTACAGGTGGTGCTGGAAGTGGTGAGAGTGAAATTAGAAGATATATTTTAGAAAATGACTTACTAGAAGCTATTATTGCAATGCCAACAGATATGTTCTTTAATACTGGAATTTCTACATATATTTGGATTTTATCAAATCATAAAGAAGAACATAGAAAAAATAAAGTGCAACTAATCAATGCTTCTTCTATGGGTGAAGCTATGAGAAAATCCCTTGGAAGTAAAAGAAAACAGCTAAATGATATTCAAATTGACGAGATTGTAAGAACATATGGTGATTTTATAAGCTCAAAAGAGTCAAAGATATTTAATACAAGAGATTTTGGATATAGAAGAATCACAGTTGAAAGACCATTACAGTTAAGCTATTTTACAAAAGATGAAATTAAAATAGAAGCTCTAAAAAATGATAGTGCATTTGAGAAGATAGATGCAGAAACTCAAAAAGAGATTTTTGAAGCTTTAAAAACTATGGATGAAAAAATACCTAGTCAAAAACTATTTGAAAAAGAGATTTCAAAAAAAGTTACTTCAAAATTAACAGCATCAAATCTAAAACTTTTACAAAAACACCTAAGCGAACATGATGAAGAAGCAGAACTTGTTAAAGATTCAAAAGGTAAACTTGTAGCAAATCCTGATTTAAGAGATTATGAAAATGTACCATTAAATCAAGATATAAATGAATACTTCCAAAGAGAGGTAATCCCACATGTGCCACTAGCTTGGATTGATGAAACTAAAACAGATGCTAAAGATGGTTTAGTTGGAATTGTAGGATATGAAATACCATTTAATAGACACTTTTATGAGTATGTACCACCAAGAGAACTAGCTGTAATAGATGAAGAGTTAGAAACACTTACAAAAGAGATTTTGGAGATACTTCATGAAGTATAA
- a CDS encoding site-specific integrase — MRGSVYYQSAELTKTIFFEGAKKHNRIDPNHIHYNCVSSFNTMKSYRNIWNNLFNYLLEHFKLKNFELINEDHIKAYVEYKIEYYPSKQYLEKIISALGKLEFALNRYSKLKYETNPITYDFNIRQYLLCNAKDLNLVANNYNNRVYSNPQLIIDNLQNPKHKLAASIQLEGGARAEGVTLIKEEQLRGMKIDDITNNSVGVIETKEKGGKVGDILISTKTYKELENYFIDNHTKVFKIKYQDYVNDIKSTCIKLNQTHHGTHGFRWTFAQNRVREYQKHNYSYEQALQGVSWEMKHFRASITEHYLG; from the coding sequence ATGCGAGGAAGTGTATATTATCAAAGTGCAGAATTAACAAAAACAATCTTCTTTGAAGGTGCAAAAAAACATAATAGAATTGATCCTAACCATATTCACTATAACTGTGTTAGCTCGTTTAACACTATGAAAAGCTACAGAAATATCTGGAATAACCTCTTTAACTATTTATTAGAACACTTTAAACTAAAAAACTTTGAACTAATAAATGAAGATCATATAAAAGCATATGTTGAATATAAAATAGAATATTATCCCTCAAAACAATACTTAGAAAAAATAATATCTGCTTTAGGTAAACTAGAGTTTGCACTAAATCGTTACTCAAAACTAAAATATGAAACTAATCCTATAACTTATGATTTTAATATTAGACAATATCTTCTATGTAATGCAAAAGATTTAAACCTAGTTGCAAATAATTATAACAATAGAGTTTACTCAAACCCACAACTAATTATTGATAATCTACAAAACCCTAAACATAAACTTGCAGCTTCAATTCAACTAGAAGGTGGTGCTAGAGCTGAAGGTGTAACACTAATTAAAGAAGAACAACTAAGAGGTATGAAAATTGATGATATTACAAATAATAGTGTTGGTGTAATTGAAACAAAAGAGAAAGGTGGAAAAGTAGGGGATATATTAATATCTACTAAAACTTATAAAGAACTAGAAAACTACTTCATAGATAATCATACAAAAGTATTTAAAATCAAATACCAAGATTATGTAAATGATATAAAATCTACTTGCATAAAACTAAATCAAACTCATCATGGAACACATGGATTTAGATGGACATTTGCTCAAAATAGAGTAAGAGAGTATCAAAAACATAACTACAGCTATGAACAAGCATTACAAGGTGTTAGTTGGGAGATGAAACATTTTAGAGCTAGTATTACTGAACATTATTTGGGGTGA
- a CDS encoding SHOCT domain-containing protein — protein MFCKECGTENLDIEVECKKCKIIINSNLPLDGTERVMIIGFFVGLAATIFFGIIPIIICLGLIYIIKKDKSIKSLETAKKVFLGYLVILGLILSIIVLKERATFYESTKEYYDKYQKTNDMYYLREYDRYKQQSPIFLATGLIVVPLGTYLIYFISNILFFNILKRHSQWISSYGLFTDYKGEKSFIEKTTEKIQTIKKEPLNTTDELLKWAELKEKGLITDEEFQKAKEKILEGKL, from the coding sequence ATGTTTTGTAAAGAATGTGGAACAGAAAATTTAGATATTGAAGTTGAGTGCAAAAAATGTAAAATAATAATAAACTCAAATCTTCCACTAGATGGAACTGAAAGAGTTATGATAATTGGGTTTTTTGTTGGATTAGCTGCAACAATATTTTTTGGAATTATTCCAATAATAATATGTTTAGGACTTATTTATATAATTAAAAAAGATAAAAGTATAAAATCTTTAGAAACTGCAAAAAAAGTTTTTTTAGGTTATTTAGTGATTTTAGGATTAATATTAAGTATCATTGTTTTGAAAGAACGAGCTACCTTTTATGAATCTACAAAAGAATACTATGATAAATATCAAAAAACTAATGATATGTACTATTTGAGAGAGTATGATAGATATAAACAACAATCGCCTATATTTTTAGCAACTGGATTAATAGTTGTTCCATTAGGAACTTATTTGATTTATTTTATATCAAATATTTTATTTTTTAATATCTTGAAAAGACATTCACAATGGATTTCATCTTATGGGCTATTTACTGACTATAAAGGTGAAAAATCTTTTATCGAGAAAACAACTGAAAAAATACAAACCATAAAAAAAGAACCATTAAATACAACTGATGAACTTCTAAAATGGGCTGAACTTAAAGAAAAAGGTTTAATAACAGATGAAGAGTTTCAAAAAGCTAAAGAAAAAATATTAGAAGGCAAATTATAA
- a CDS encoding zinc ribbon domain-containing protein: protein MICEKCDKQIDDDAKFCSFCGYKIEKKSEEVEIHKSEENISNNIEKDLLSKDKELEINTNSKLKSIVFRIIAIILAYFGFVAVKVALVPKGISFGETTLTSMFVFLAIYKIVVGYSLKIKSSKNMGIWFVIISIFLVFISVRYEIKGNDTFIADELSYLKITTPKKLDENTTLLSVNIDGMNVEFIYYIDNVNIDNMTKEVKNNFEKTVKTELCKEQLFIEVMNHNYNLNMKYLDKSYQIIGEVELSKNICK from the coding sequence ATGATTTGTGAAAAATGTGATAAACAGATAGATGATGATGCAAAGTTTTGTTCTTTTTGTGGATATAAAATAGAAAAAAAGAGTGAAGAAGTAGAGATTCATAAATCAGAAGAAAATATTTCTAATAATATTGAAAAAGATTTGTTGTCTAAAGACAAAGAGTTAGAAATTAATACAAATTCAAAGTTAAAAAGTATTGTTTTTAGGATAATTGCTATTATTCTAGCCTATTTTGGATTTGTAGCAGTAAAAGTTGCACTAGTTCCTAAAGGTATATCCTTTGGAGAAACTACACTAACAAGTATGTTTGTTTTTCTTGCAATTTATAAAATAGTAGTTGGCTATTCTTTAAAAATAAAATCTTCAAAGAATATGGGAATTTGGTTTGTGATAATATCTATATTTTTAGTATTTATTTCTGTAAGATATGAGATTAAAGGAAATGATACATTTATTGCAGATGAGTTAAGTTATTTAAAAATTACAACTCCTAAAAAATTAGATGAAAATACAACTCTTTTAAGTGTAAATATAGATGGAATGAATGTTGAGTTTATATATTATATAGACAATGTAAATATAGATAATATGACAAAAGAAGTAAAAAATAATTTTGAGAAAACTGTAAAAACAGAACTTTGTAAAGAACAACTTTTTATTGAAGTAATGAACCATAATTATAATCTTAATATGAAATATTTGGATAAAAGTTATCAAATTATTGGTGAAGTTGAATTATCTAAAAATATATGTAAATAA
- a CDS encoding IS3 family transposase yields MQKVFFHSLKTELIHHEKFVSRKQANEKIFEYIKMFIIDKDLLKISNEF; encoded by the coding sequence TTGCAGAAAGTTTTTTTTCATTCTCTAAAAACTGAATTAATTCATCATGAAAAATTTGTATCAAGAAAACAAGCAAATGAAAAAATATTTGAATATATAAAAATGTTTATAATCGACAAAGATTTATTGAAAATATCAAATGAATTTTAA
- a CDS encoding LPP20 family lipoprotein, producing MSFKNIFMVLLLASFVNANATWFYKIPSKDYEIIGYGVGKSYEEAITLAKADISSYIQSEIKSELKIDTKESNDDFSHSAKSSIKSVSNTVLAGVEVIKTEQIKDRYYAAVKYDTRPFGVKFIEKIGNKKLCTNKISFLNKTPFGENLKKLASCDLDLKLYKNNNIFFIENNGISMVWSEDNIDALFVEQQNVDLNLKPSKTNLKHNEAFYLSLKSNKMGGYVSFFNLYNEGEVVLMVDNIPNNFGKTIKIPQFLDENLELVASTNGKDDTKDLYIVIWHKDKLQFPTFDIISDKTVDNSSNDNFSKLIDILDKNVWSSALVRVKK from the coding sequence TTGAGTTTTAAAAATATATTTATGGTTTTATTACTAGCTTCATTTGTAAATGCAAATGCAACTTGGTTTTATAAAATTCCTTCAAAAGATTATGAGATAATTGGTTATGGAGTAGGAAAAAGTTATGAAGAAGCAATAACTTTAGCAAAAGCTGATATTTCTAGCTATATTCAATCAGAGATTAAATCAGAACTAAAAATTGATACAAAAGAGTCAAATGATGACTTCTCTCATAGTGCAAAAAGTAGTATAAAAAGTGTAAGCAATACAGTTTTAGCTGGTGTTGAAGTAATCAAAACAGAACAGATAAAAGATAGATACTATGCTGCTGTTAAATATGATACAAGACCATTTGGAGTTAAGTTTATTGAAAAAATTGGTAATAAAAAACTATGTACAAATAAAATATCTTTTTTAAATAAAACACCATTTGGTGAAAACTTAAAAAAACTAGCTTCTTGTGATTTAGATTTAAAACTATATAAAAACAATAATATCTTTTTTATAGAGAATAATGGCATATCTATGGTATGGAGTGAAGATAATATTGATGCACTATTTGTAGAACAACAAAATGTAGATTTAAACTTAAAGCCGAGTAAAACAAACCTTAAACATAATGAAGCTTTTTATCTCTCTTTAAAATCAAATAAAATGGGTGGATATGTAAGCTTCTTTAATCTTTATAATGAAGGTGAAGTTGTTTTAATGGTAGATAATATTCCAAATAATTTTGGTAAAACTATTAAAATACCACAGTTTTTAGATGAAAATTTAGAGTTAGTTGCATCTACAAATGGTAAAGATGATACAAAGGATTTGTATATAGTAATTTGGCATAAAGATAAATTACAATTTCCAACATTTGATATTATAAGTGATAAAACAGTTGATAATAGCTCTAATGATAATTTCTCAAAATTAATAGATATATTAGATAAAAATGTTTGGAGTTCAGCTTTGGTTAGGGTTAAAAAATAA